Proteins from a single region of Pyxidicoccus trucidator:
- a CDS encoding HdeD family acid-resistance protein has product MPISIESNQETRPGNSPRVTSTVWGGLFIIGLLMTVLGIVALGTAFLTSLVTAIFFGALLAIAGIAEIVSAVRVRKSGGPFWLYLLSGILSTVVGMFVLVYPRAGLAALTLMLAGYFFASGLFHAITSVMDRYARWGWDFVYGAISIFLGVVVMSEWPVSAVWLVGTLVGLGILFRGVALMAGSLTLRRALRDVTA; this is encoded by the coding sequence ATGCCCATCAGCATCGAGAGCAATCAGGAGACACGCCCAGGCAACAGTCCAAGGGTTACCTCGACGGTCTGGGGTGGCCTCTTCATCATCGGACTGCTGATGACGGTGCTCGGCATCGTCGCGCTGGGGACCGCGTTCCTCACCAGCCTGGTCACCGCCATCTTCTTCGGCGCGCTGCTGGCCATCGCCGGCATCGCGGAGATCGTCTCCGCGGTCCGCGTCCGCAAGTCAGGCGGGCCGTTCTGGCTCTACCTGCTGAGCGGCATCCTCTCCACCGTGGTGGGCATGTTCGTCCTCGTGTACCCGCGCGCCGGCCTGGCCGCGCTGACGCTCATGCTCGCTGGCTACTTCTTCGCCAGCGGCCTGTTCCACGCAATCACCTCGGTGATGGACCGCTACGCGCGCTGGGGCTGGGACTTCGTCTACGGCGCCATCTCCATCTTCCTGGGCGTCGTGGTCATGTCCGAGTGGCCCGTGTCCGCCGTGTGGCTGGTGGGCACCCTCGTGGGCCTCGGCATCCTCTTCCGAGGCGTTGCCCTCATGGCCGGCTCGCTGACCCTGCGGCGGGCCCTGCGCGACGTCACCGCGTAG
- the miaA gene encoding tRNA (adenosine(37)-N6)-dimethylallyltransferase MiaA → MGEGTEGRPLLTVIAGPTASGKTALAIELARRAGGEIVSADSQQVYRHFDIGTAKPSAEELALVPHHLVSIVDPLESFSAAGYQRRADAVIAEIAGRGRPVFVVGGTGLYMRVLLHGVVDAPGALPELRAELEALAAAEGREAVHRRLAAVDPETAAKLPPQDLVRVVRALEIHAQTGVPASEFRRAHAFSPDRYPFRLYVLDPPREELYRRINARTEAMFSGALVEETRALMARGYTDAAPMRSVGYVQARAVVEGRMTVEEAIHDTAQETRRYAKRQLTWFRKEPGAVFLPPPYELPG, encoded by the coding sequence ATGGGTGAGGGGACGGAAGGCAGGCCATTGCTGACGGTGATTGCCGGGCCGACGGCGTCGGGGAAGACGGCGCTCGCCATCGAGCTGGCCCGGCGGGCCGGCGGGGAGATTGTCAGCGCCGACTCGCAGCAGGTGTACCGGCACTTCGACATCGGCACCGCGAAGCCCTCGGCCGAGGAGCTGGCCTTGGTGCCTCATCACCTGGTGTCCATCGTGGACCCGCTGGAGTCGTTCTCCGCCGCCGGGTATCAGCGGCGCGCGGACGCGGTCATCGCCGAGATTGCCGGACGCGGACGGCCGGTGTTCGTCGTGGGCGGCACGGGCCTGTACATGCGCGTGCTGCTGCACGGCGTGGTGGACGCGCCCGGAGCGCTGCCCGAATTGAGAGCGGAGCTGGAGGCGCTCGCGGCGGCCGAGGGCCGTGAGGCCGTGCACCGCAGGCTGGCGGCCGTGGACCCGGAGACGGCCGCGAAGCTGCCCCCGCAGGACCTGGTCCGTGTCGTCCGCGCCCTGGAGATCCACGCCCAGACTGGTGTGCCCGCGTCGGAGTTCCGGCGGGCGCATGCGTTCTCTCCGGACCGGTATCCCTTCCGCTTGTACGTGCTGGACCCGCCACGCGAGGAGCTCTACCGGCGCATCAACGCGCGCACCGAGGCCATGTTCTCCGGAGCGCTGGTGGAGGAGACGCGCGCGCTGATGGCCCGGGGCTACACGGACGCGGCCCCCATGCGCAGCGTGGGCTACGTGCAGGCGCGCGCGGTGGTGGAGGGGCGGATGACGGTGGAGGAGGCCATCCACGACACCGCGCAGGAGACCCGCCGCTACGCCAAGCGCCAGCTCACGTGGTTCCGCAAGGAGCCCGGTGCCGTGTTCCTGCCGCCGCCGTACGAGCTGCCGGGTTAG